Proteins from a genomic interval of Alteromonas macleodii ATCC 27126:
- the hutG gene encoding formimidoylglutamase has product MFKWQGRIDSEDGIEGLRWHQKVNELEVGEDNSLANAVTLVGFESDLGVAFNKGRVGAAAGPNAIRQALANLPWHWPSAALADLGNVTAKENLAQAQTQYADAICYALKQNDGLVIGLGGGHEIAWGSYQGVFNAKPESARIGIINFDAHFDLRKPSPNTSSGTPFRQVYDHCQLHDTPFHYACLGVSKAANTPALFNFANTSNTRYLTDVALNDESLCMQRIDELLSPMLKDIDELYVTVCLDAFPAAQAPGVSAPSALGISPTLVINTLHFLAQHQSTYGYQWKLCDVAEMNPNYDIDSRTAKLAARLIFEAVDAVSSHT; this is encoded by the coding sequence ATGTTTAAGTGGCAAGGCAGAATAGACAGTGAAGACGGCATTGAGGGCCTACGTTGGCATCAAAAAGTTAACGAACTTGAAGTCGGCGAAGATAATTCATTAGCCAACGCCGTTACCCTTGTTGGTTTTGAGAGTGATTTAGGTGTGGCATTTAACAAAGGCCGCGTAGGTGCAGCTGCTGGTCCAAACGCTATTCGCCAGGCACTGGCAAACTTACCCTGGCACTGGCCAAGCGCAGCATTGGCTGATTTAGGGAATGTTACCGCTAAAGAGAACTTAGCCCAGGCACAAACCCAATATGCTGACGCCATTTGCTATGCGCTCAAGCAAAATGATGGTTTGGTCATCGGTCTGGGAGGGGGACATGAAATTGCATGGGGTAGCTATCAAGGGGTTTTCAATGCTAAGCCCGAAAGCGCCCGCATTGGAATTATTAATTTCGACGCCCATTTTGATTTAAGAAAGCCTTCACCAAACACCAGTTCAGGTACGCCGTTCAGGCAAGTGTATGATCACTGCCAGCTACACGACACACCGTTTCATTACGCTTGTTTGGGCGTATCGAAAGCAGCCAATACACCAGCGCTGTTTAACTTTGCCAATACTTCCAACACGCGCTATTTAACCGATGTGGCGTTAAATGATGAATCACTGTGTATGCAGCGAATAGATGAGCTACTATCTCCGATGCTAAAAGACATCGATGAGCTTTACGTCACTGTATGTTTAGATGCATTTCCAGCAGCACAAGCACCTGGCGTTAGCGCGCCCAGTGCATTGGGAATATCCCCCACACTTGTTATCAACACGCTACACTTTTTAGCACAGCACCAAAGTACTTACGGATATCAATGGAAACTGTGTGACGTTGCGGAAATGAACCCCAATTATGATATTGATAGCCGCACAGCAAAGCTGGCTGCACGGCTAATTTTTGAAGCAGTAGATGCAGTAAGTTCGCACACCTAA
- the hutI gene encoding imidazolonepropionase, with amino-acid sequence MGYQYDTLIYNVRIASMQDNKLPYGELPPHAIAIKDGKIAALLPCDDSLDDVFEQAKSVIDATTLIPQNEGSTPKHPWLLPGFIDCHTHLVYGGNRAEEFEMRLQGASYVDIAQRGGGIKGTVEKTRRSDENTLLHTAIKRAKRLCEEGVTTIEVKSGYGLDLDTEVRMLRVAKSLEQHLPVSIKTTYLGAHALPNEFADDSEGYIDFICNEALPHIASQNLADAVDVFCETIGFSTSQTERVFSCAQQHGLPIKAHVEQLSDSKGAVLAAKYGALSVDHIEYLADSDIPLLAQSGTVAVLLPGAFYYLSEVQKPPVDALRAHNVPMALATDFNPGSSPLASILTAINMGCVLFQLTPEEALRGATAHAASALGLHDRGVIEAGKLADLTLWDIETPAELAYCINGHRPVAVFKEGKHV; translated from the coding sequence ATGGGTTATCAGTACGACACGCTTATTTACAATGTTCGCATTGCGTCTATGCAAGACAACAAGTTGCCCTATGGCGAATTACCGCCACACGCCATTGCCATAAAAGACGGCAAAATTGCTGCGTTACTTCCTTGCGATGACTCACTAGACGACGTGTTTGAGCAGGCCAAAAGCGTAATAGATGCCACTACCCTAATTCCCCAAAATGAAGGTTCGACGCCCAAACACCCGTGGCTATTGCCTGGCTTCATCGATTGTCATACGCATCTAGTGTATGGCGGCAATCGCGCCGAAGAATTCGAAATGCGATTGCAGGGCGCAAGTTATGTAGACATTGCGCAGCGCGGCGGTGGCATTAAAGGGACGGTTGAAAAAACTCGACGCTCTGACGAAAACACTCTGCTTCACACTGCGATAAAACGCGCAAAGCGACTGTGCGAAGAAGGTGTTACCACCATTGAAGTCAAATCAGGTTACGGGCTGGATTTAGACACTGAAGTGCGTATGTTACGCGTGGCTAAATCCCTTGAGCAGCATCTTCCTGTGAGTATTAAAACTACCTATTTAGGCGCTCACGCCCTGCCCAATGAATTTGCTGACGACTCAGAAGGATATATCGATTTCATTTGCAACGAGGCACTTCCTCACATTGCTTCGCAAAACTTAGCTGACGCCGTTGATGTATTTTGTGAAACTATTGGATTTTCAACTTCACAAACAGAACGAGTGTTTAGCTGCGCACAGCAGCACGGTTTACCCATTAAAGCTCATGTAGAACAGCTTAGCGACAGCAAAGGCGCAGTGCTAGCAGCTAAGTACGGCGCACTATCGGTAGATCACATTGAATATTTAGCTGACAGCGATATTCCCTTACTTGCCCAAAGTGGCACCGTTGCCGTACTTTTACCAGGCGCTTTTTATTACTTAAGTGAAGTTCAAAAGCCGCCGGTAGACGCCCTAAGGGCGCACAATGTGCCCATGGCCTTAGCCACTGACTTTAATCCAGGTAGTTCGCCGTTAGCCTCAATCCTTACCGCGATAAATATGGGGTGTGTGCTGTTTCAACTTACGCCAGAAGAAGCGCTACGCGGCGCCACTGCACACGCGGCTAGCGCACTTGGGCTGCACGACCGAGGTGTTATTGAAGCAGGTAAGCTTGCTGACTTAACACTTTGGGATATCGAAACGCCGGCAGAGCTCGCCTATTGTATTAATGGCCACCGCCCCGTTGCGGTGTTTAAGGAAGGTAAACATGTTTAA
- the sstT gene encoding serine/threonine transporter SstT translates to MDSTSRPSLFQRYMNGSLVLQIIIGIVCGIAIASFSPSAAQSAGLLGNLFVKALKAIAPLLVFVLVMASIANHKQNEQTFIKPVLVLYLMGTLLAALTAVLASFAFPTSLSLVTSEVSQAAPKGVSEVLTTLLYNMVDNPVNALVNGNYIGILTWAVGLGLGLRHASEATKALLQNMADSVTTVVGFVIKLAPFGIFGLVANTIATTGFEALLGYSHLLTVLIGAMLFIALVTNPLLVFLATKKNPYPLVFKCLKESGITAFFTRSSAANIPVNMALCKRLKLDEDTYSVSIPLGATINMAGAAITITVLTLAAVNTLGIAVDFPTAVLLSVIAAVSACGSSGVAGGSLLLIPLACSLFNIPNEVAMQVVAVGFIVGVLQDSAETALNSSTDVLFTAAACERAGGQ, encoded by the coding sequence ATGGATTCAACGTCACGCCCCAGCCTGTTTCAGCGCTACATGAATGGCAGTTTGGTACTGCAAATTATCATTGGTATCGTATGCGGTATTGCGATAGCGAGTTTTTCACCTTCAGCTGCTCAATCAGCAGGGCTATTGGGTAACTTATTTGTAAAAGCCTTAAAAGCAATAGCTCCTTTATTGGTTTTTGTTTTGGTCATGGCATCCATTGCCAACCATAAGCAAAACGAGCAAACCTTTATCAAACCCGTGCTTGTGCTTTATTTGATGGGCACACTACTGGCCGCGCTCACCGCCGTGTTGGCAAGCTTTGCTTTTCCTACAAGCTTAAGCTTAGTGACTTCAGAAGTTAGCCAAGCTGCGCCGAAAGGTGTATCGGAAGTCCTTACTACTTTGCTTTATAACATGGTAGATAATCCGGTAAATGCATTAGTAAATGGAAATTACATTGGTATTCTCACGTGGGCTGTAGGTCTAGGTTTAGGTCTTCGTCATGCTAGCGAGGCAACGAAAGCGCTACTTCAAAATATGGCAGATAGCGTAACAACCGTGGTGGGTTTTGTTATTAAACTCGCGCCCTTCGGTATTTTCGGCTTGGTAGCTAATACCATTGCTACAACGGGCTTTGAAGCATTGCTTGGTTACTCTCATTTACTAACGGTACTGATTGGCGCGATGCTATTTATCGCACTTGTGACCAACCCCTTGTTAGTATTTCTGGCAACCAAAAAGAATCCTTATCCTTTGGTGTTCAAATGCCTGAAAGAAAGCGGTATTACAGCGTTTTTCACCCGTAGTTCGGCGGCGAATATTCCGGTAAACATGGCGCTGTGTAAACGCTTAAAGCTTGATGAAGACACCTATTCGGTATCTATTCCGTTAGGCGCCACGATTAATATGGCTGGGGCTGCAATCACAATAACCGTGTTGACGCTAGCTGCGGTTAATACCTTGGGAATCGCTGTAGATTTCCCTACTGCTGTATTGTTAAGCGTTATCGCTGCGGTATCGGCATGTGGAAGTTCAGGTGTTGCAGGTGGTTCGCTACTGCTTATTCCGCTTGCCTGTAGCCTGTTTAATATACCCAATGAAGTGGCTATGCAGGTGGTTGCGGTGGGCTTTATTGTTGGCGTACTGCAAGATTCTGCTGAAACAGCATTAAATAGCTCCACCGATGTCTTGTTTACCGCCGCTGCGTGTGAAAGGGCAGGCGGCCAGTAA